The proteins below are encoded in one region of Micromonospora sp. DSM 45708:
- a CDS encoding MerR family transcriptional regulator, whose amino-acid sequence MHEPRDPGPNSEQQAGVGPESFGDGEVGYRGVTACSAVGISYRQLDYWARTSLVVPSVRDASGSGTSRLYSFRDLVVLKVVKRLLDAGVSLQNIRRAIEALRSRGVDDLAGITLISDGTTVYECRSPEEVVDLLQGGQGVFGIAIGGAFKEIQGSLSHLPAEPVGGSGREVPVEPEPEADSVGDELAARRARRRAG is encoded by the coding sequence ATGCACGAGCCGCGGGATCCTGGTCCGAATTCGGAGCAGCAGGCGGGTGTGGGGCCCGAGTCGTTCGGTGACGGCGAGGTGGGTTACCGGGGTGTGACCGCGTGTTCGGCGGTGGGCATCAGTTACCGGCAGTTGGACTACTGGGCGCGGACGTCGCTGGTGGTGCCGAGTGTGCGGGACGCGTCGGGTTCGGGGACGTCCCGGTTGTATTCGTTCCGCGACCTGGTGGTGTTGAAGGTCGTGAAGCGGTTGTTGGATGCCGGGGTGTCGTTGCAGAACATCCGTCGGGCGATCGAGGCGTTGCGGTCGCGTGGGGTGGACGATCTGGCGGGCATCACGTTGATCTCCGATGGGACGACGGTGTACGAGTGCCGGTCGCCGGAGGAGGTGGTCGATCTGTTGCAGGGTGGCCAGGGCGTGTTCGGCATCGCGATCGGTGGGGCGTTCAAGGAGATCCAGGGTTCGTTGTCGCATCTGCCGGCGGAGCCGGTGGGTGGGTCGGGTCGGGAGGTTCCGGTGGAGCCGGAGCCGGAGGCGGATTCGGTGGGGGACGAGTTGGCGGCGCGTCGTGCGCGGCGTCGGGCCGGGTGA
- a CDS encoding group I truncated hemoglobin codes for MTVTNETTPISHYDRIGGAAAVKAAVELFYDRVLADRELAGYFADVDMVAQRRHLALMLAVVLGGPNEYAGRELAEAHQPLGIPGAHYAKVGEHLSATLVELGVPAEVIADVQVVLGQVRGQIVSAGNA; via the coding sequence ATGACGGTGACGAATGAGACCACCCCGATCTCCCACTACGACCGCATCGGCGGCGCGGCGGCGGTGAAGGCGGCGGTGGAGCTGTTCTACGACCGGGTGTTGGCGGATCGGGAGTTGGCCGGCTACTTCGCCGACGTGGACATGGTGGCGCAGCGGCGGCATCTGGCGTTGATGCTGGCGGTGGTGCTGGGTGGGCCGAACGAGTACGCGGGCCGGGAGTTGGCCGAGGCGCACCAGCCGTTGGGTATTCCGGGGGCGCACTACGCGAAGGTCGGTGAGCACCTGAGCGCCACGTTGGTGGAGTTGGGGGTGCCGGCGGAGGTGATCGCCGACGTGCAGGTGGTGTTGGGCCAGGTGCGGGGTCAGATCGTGTCGGCGGGGAACGCCTGA
- a CDS encoding globin domain-containing protein encodes MDADRLKQSWSVVAGHGDQVPLYFYSTLFLAHPETRQMFPTNMAGQRDRLVSALGHIVSHVDQVDRLVGFLRQLGADHRKFAVRAEHYPAVGEALVETLRHFCGDGWSEELAADWAAAYGLVARVMTEAAQAAEAHSPPWWVAEVLTHEQRTFDVAVLTVRPQYLLPFTPGQSIGVSHPAVRSWRYYSPANAPRADGTVELHVRAAPGGAVSSRLVYGCAAGDQIHLAAPVGDGLTLRRAGSSDLLLLAGGTGWAPVKALVEQVAAEGSGRRVDLYVGARSRLEFYDSEAIDKVAASHPWLRVSYVAGSDPVRPGEPARVVDRVLADGDWRSRHVYLCGSDEMVSHSVAALTGAGYRSGQLHHEGFGKQWYGPAWRAVAASDESGAAR; translated from the coding sequence GTGGACGCGGATCGGCTCAAGCAGAGCTGGTCGGTGGTCGCCGGGCACGGTGACCAGGTGCCGCTCTACTTCTATTCGACGTTGTTCCTGGCGCATCCGGAAACCCGGCAGATGTTCCCGACGAACATGGCCGGGCAGCGGGACCGGCTGGTGTCGGCGTTGGGGCACATCGTGTCGCATGTGGACCAGGTGGATCGGCTGGTCGGTTTCCTGCGGCAGCTGGGCGCGGATCACCGCAAGTTCGCGGTGCGCGCCGAGCATTACCCGGCGGTCGGCGAGGCGCTGGTGGAGACGCTGCGGCATTTCTGCGGTGACGGCTGGTCCGAGGAGTTGGCCGCCGACTGGGCGGCGGCGTACGGGTTGGTCGCCCGGGTGATGACGGAGGCCGCGCAGGCGGCGGAGGCGCATTCGCCGCCGTGGTGGGTGGCGGAGGTGTTGACCCATGAGCAGCGCACGTTCGACGTGGCGGTGTTGACGGTGCGACCGCAGTACCTGTTGCCGTTCACGCCGGGTCAGTCGATCGGGGTGTCGCATCCGGCGGTGCGGTCGTGGCGGTACTACTCGCCGGCGAACGCGCCGCGCGCGGACGGCACGGTGGAGTTGCACGTGCGGGCCGCGCCGGGGGGCGCGGTGTCGTCGCGGTTGGTGTACGGGTGCGCGGCGGGTGACCAGATCCATCTGGCGGCGCCGGTGGGGGACGGGTTGACGTTGCGGCGGGCCGGGTCGTCGGATCTGCTGTTGTTGGCCGGTGGGACCGGTTGGGCGCCGGTGAAGGCGTTGGTGGAGCAGGTCGCGGCGGAGGGTTCGGGCCGGCGGGTGGACCTGTATGTGGGGGCGCGGTCGAGGTTGGAGTTCTACGACAGCGAGGCGATCGACAAGGTGGCCGCGTCGCATCCGTGGTTGCGGGTGTCGTATGTGGCGGGGTCGGATCCGGTGCGGCCGGGTGAGCCGGCGCGGGTCGTGGACCGGGTGTTGGCCGACGGGGACTGGCGGTCACGGCACGTGTACCTGTGCGGGTCCGACGAGATGGTGAGTCATTCGGTGGCGGCGTTGACGGGGGCCGGTTACCGGTCGGGTCAGCTGCACCACGAGGGTTTCGGCAAGCAGTGGTACGGGCCGGCGTGGCGTGCCGTGGCGGCCTCTGACGAGTCCGGAGCGGCCCGGTGA
- a CDS encoding DivIVA domain-containing protein: MSAAPISGYDAQQVSGAVQVRLTSDRVRRWEFGSAAFTRRGYEQADVDRFRMQVADELDLLATQVANLRAENERLNDHLELHRHGVIPSADKPVRPAAKEVNLLSAAQREAEQIIAQAHDYARRVAEYARAQYESYLRAAAEEAKQEAERAVMEYRRAAGGDADDSVATREALRIFGEMMMSHMRAAARHLDDGSEQLARTMERLAREAPPVGGGAPQPALPRHQR, translated from the coding sequence ATGAGTGCGGCCCCGATCAGTGGTTACGACGCGCAGCAGGTGTCCGGCGCGGTGCAGGTGCGGTTGACCTCGGACCGGGTGCGGCGGTGGGAGTTCGGGTCGGCGGCGTTCACCCGCCGTGGCTATGAGCAGGCCGACGTGGACCGGTTCCGGATGCAGGTGGCCGACGAGTTGGATCTGCTGGCCACCCAGGTGGCGAATCTGCGGGCGGAGAACGAGCGGCTCAACGACCATCTGGAGTTGCACCGGCACGGGGTGATTCCGAGTGCCGACAAGCCGGTGCGGCCGGCGGCCAAGGAGGTCAATCTGTTGTCGGCGGCGCAGCGGGAGGCGGAGCAGATCATCGCGCAGGCTCACGACTACGCCCGTCGGGTCGCCGAGTACGCCCGGGCGCAGTACGAGAGTTATCTGCGGGCGGCGGCGGAGGAGGCGAAGCAGGAGGCCGAGCGGGCGGTGATGGAGTATCGGCGTGCCGCCGGTGGCGATGCGGACGATTCGGTGGCCACGCGGGAGGCGTTGCGGATCTTCGGGGAGATGATGATGTCGCACATGCGGGCGGCGGCCCGGCATCTCGACGACGGCAGTGAGCAGTTGGCGCGGACGATGGAGCGTCTCGCGCGGGAGGCGCCGCCGGTTGGCGGGGGTGCGCCGCAGCCGGCGTTGCCGCGTCACCAGCGGTGA
- a CDS encoding NAD(P)H-binding protein, whose amino-acid sequence MRVVIAGGHGKIAKLLERDLAGRGDTPLGLIRNPDHAAALRAAGAEPVVCDLEHTDVDTLATHLTDADAVVFAAGAGPGSGADRKDTVDRGAAVLLADAAVRAGVRRYLLVSAMGVDDPPAPDTDDVWAAYLRAKKAAEDDVTGRDLDVTVLRPGRLTDDEPAGRITLARHVPPGAISRADVARVLLALLQNPDTAGHTLELVAGDTPIADAVDALTG is encoded by the coding sequence ATGCGCGTCGTCATCGCCGGAGGCCACGGCAAGATCGCCAAGCTGCTGGAACGGGACCTCGCCGGACGCGGCGACACCCCACTCGGACTGATCCGCAACCCCGACCACGCCGCCGCGCTGCGCGCCGCCGGCGCCGAACCCGTCGTCTGCGACCTCGAACACACCGACGTCGACACCCTCGCCACGCACCTCACCGACGCGGACGCGGTGGTGTTCGCCGCCGGCGCCGGCCCCGGCAGCGGCGCCGACCGCAAGGACACCGTCGACCGGGGCGCCGCCGTGCTGCTCGCCGACGCCGCCGTCCGCGCCGGCGTCCGCCGCTACCTGCTGGTGTCCGCCATGGGCGTCGACGACCCACCCGCCCCCGACACCGACGACGTATGGGCGGCCTACCTGCGGGCCAAGAAAGCCGCCGAAGACGACGTCACCGGCCGCGACCTCGACGTCACCGTGCTACGGCCCGGCCGGCTCACCGACGACGAACCCGCCGGCCGCATCACCCTCGCCCGGCACGTCCCACCCGGCGCGATCAGCCGCGCCGACGTCGCCCGGGTGCTGCTGGCCCTGCTCCAGAACCCCGACACCGCCGGGCACACCCTCGAACTCGTCGCCGGCGACACCCCCATCGCCGACGCCGTCGACGCGCTCACCGGCTGA
- a CDS encoding NAD-dependent protein deacetylase — MSEAFEVLAGLVAGGGVVVLSGAGLSTESGIPDYRGPSGAARRHTPMTYQAFTRDPAARRRYWARSHLGWRTIVRAAPNDGHRAVARLQHAGLLGGIITQNVDGLHTAAGATGVIELHGRLDEVTCLHCGNLTGRDELHRRLTEANPGFDARVAHVNPDGDVELPDEAVAGFRVVDCGVCGGGMLKPDVVFFGETVPAPRVADCFALVQEARALLVLGSSLTVMSGRRFVLRAAKLGVPVAIVNQGVTRGDGYATVRLDAPLGATLTALAAGLAEPAPV; from the coding sequence GTGAGTGAGGCGTTCGAGGTGTTGGCCGGGCTGGTGGCCGGCGGGGGTGTGGTGGTGCTCAGCGGCGCCGGCTTGTCCACCGAGTCGGGCATTCCGGACTATCGGGGGCCCAGTGGCGCGGCGCGCCGGCACACCCCGATGACCTACCAGGCGTTCACCCGGGACCCGGCGGCGCGGCGGCGCTACTGGGCGCGCAGCCACCTGGGGTGGCGGACCATCGTCCGGGCGGCGCCCAACGACGGGCACCGGGCGGTGGCCCGGTTGCAGCACGCGGGGCTGCTCGGCGGCATCATCACGCAGAACGTCGACGGGCTGCACACCGCCGCCGGCGCGACCGGTGTGATCGAGTTGCACGGCCGGCTCGACGAGGTGACGTGCCTGCACTGCGGCAACCTGACCGGCCGTGACGAGCTGCACCGGCGGTTGACCGAGGCGAACCCGGGGTTCGACGCGCGGGTGGCGCACGTCAACCCCGACGGCGACGTGGAGCTGCCGGACGAGGCGGTGGCCGGGTTCCGGGTCGTCGATTGCGGGGTGTGCGGCGGCGGCATGCTCAAACCGGACGTGGTGTTCTTCGGCGAGACGGTGCCGGCGCCCCGGGTGGCGGACTGTTTCGCCCTGGTGCAGGAGGCCCGGGCGTTGCTGGTGCTGGGGTCGTCGTTGACGGTCATGTCGGGGCGCCGGTTCGTGTTGCGGGCGGCGAAGCTCGGCGTTCCGGTGGCGATCGTCAACCAGGGCGTCACCCGTGGTGACGGGTACGCGACGGTGCGGCTGGACGCGCCGTTGGGCGCCACGCTGACCGCGTTGGCCGCCGGGCTGGCCGAGCCGGCGCCGGTGTGA
- the gcvP gene encoding aminomethyl-transferring glycine dehydrogenase, with amino-acid sequence MTAEQFADRHIGPGPDDERRMLEAVGYGSVDELMDAAIPEVIRWHGTLDLPAPASEREAIAELRALAARNTVAVSMIGLGYHGTHTPAVIRRNVLENPAWYTAYTPYQPEISQGRLEALLNFQTMVTDLTGLATANASMLDEGTAAAEAMTLARRASKSRSPVYVVDADALPQTIAVITSRAEPLGIQVRVVDVDAEELPAEFFGLHLQYPGASGVVRDHAPLVEAAHAAGALVTVAADLLALMLLRAPGEIGADIAAGTTQRFGVPMGFGGPHAGYLAVRAGLERMLPGRLVGVSRDADGNPAYRLALQTREQHIRREKATSNICTAQVLLAVMAGMYAVYHGPDGLRAIARRTHGAAARLAAGLRAGGVQVANVAFFDTVTATVPGRAAEVVAAAAARTVNLRLVDADRVGVSCDETTTDAHLRAVWAAFGVDGVDGDVEVALPDGLARTGDVLTHPVFRSHHSETAMLRYLRRLADFDYALDRGMIPLGSCTMKLNATTEMEPVTWPEFAHLHPFAPDAQTAGYRELIGQLEGWLAEVTGYDAVSVQPNAGSQGELAGLLAIRAYHRERGAGHRDVCLIPSSAHGTNAASAVMAGMRVVVVGCDADGNVDLVDLDAKIDKHRDALAAIMVTYPSTHGVYETGIAQLCAKVHDAGGQVYVDGANLNALVGFAKPGKFGADVSHLNLHKTFCIPHGGGGPGVGPVAVRAHLAPFLPGDPVGASVDGRPAISAARYGSAGILPIPWAYLRMMGADGLARATGVAVLAANYVAVRLRAHFPVLYAGNKGLVAHECILDLRPLTKATGVSVDDVAKRLIDYGFHAPTMSFPVAGTLMVEPTESEDLAELDRFCDAMIAIRAEIDKVGSGEWPAGDNPLSNAPHTAAMVSGDEWPHAYPRSVGAYPGAVERAGKYWPPVRRVDGAYGDRNLVCSCPAPEAFED; translated from the coding sequence ATGACCGCTGAGCAGTTCGCCGACCGGCACATCGGCCCCGGCCCGGACGACGAGCGCCGCATGTTGGAGGCCGTCGGCTACGGCTCCGTCGACGAGCTGATGGACGCGGCGATCCCCGAGGTGATCCGCTGGCACGGCACCCTGGACCTGCCGGCGCCGGCCAGTGAGCGGGAGGCGATCGCCGAGCTGCGCGCGCTCGCCGCCCGCAACACGGTCGCCGTGTCGATGATCGGCCTGGGCTACCACGGCACGCACACCCCGGCGGTGATCCGCCGCAACGTGTTGGAGAACCCGGCCTGGTACACCGCCTACACGCCGTACCAGCCGGAGATCAGTCAGGGCCGGCTGGAGGCGTTGCTGAACTTCCAGACCATGGTCACCGATCTGACCGGGTTGGCCACGGCGAACGCGTCGATGCTCGACGAGGGCACCGCCGCGGCGGAGGCGATGACTCTCGCCCGCCGCGCGTCGAAGAGCAGGAGCCCGGTGTACGTGGTGGACGCCGACGCGTTGCCGCAGACCATCGCCGTGATCACCAGTCGCGCCGAGCCGCTCGGTATCCAGGTGCGGGTCGTCGACGTGGACGCCGAGGAGTTGCCGGCGGAGTTCTTCGGCCTGCACCTGCAGTACCCGGGCGCGTCCGGGGTGGTCCGGGACCACGCGCCGCTGGTCGAGGCGGCGCACGCCGCGGGCGCGTTGGTGACCGTCGCGGCGGACCTGTTGGCGTTGATGCTGCTGCGTGCGCCCGGGGAGATCGGCGCGGACATCGCCGCCGGCACCACCCAGCGGTTCGGGGTGCCGATGGGCTTCGGTGGGCCGCACGCCGGCTACCTGGCGGTGCGCGCCGGCCTGGAGCGGATGCTGCCGGGCCGCCTCGTCGGGGTGTCCCGCGACGCGGACGGCAACCCGGCGTACCGGCTGGCGTTGCAGACCCGCGAGCAGCACATCCGGCGGGAGAAGGCGACCAGCAACATCTGCACCGCGCAGGTGCTCCTGGCGGTGATGGCCGGCATGTACGCGGTCTACCACGGTCCGGACGGGCTGCGTGCCATCGCCCGGCGTACCCATGGGGCGGCGGCGCGGTTGGCGGCCGGGCTGCGCGCCGGTGGCGTGCAGGTCGCGAACGTCGCGTTCTTCGACACGGTCACCGCGACCGTGCCGGGTCGCGCCGCCGAGGTGGTGGCCGCGGCGGCGGCCCGCACGGTGAACCTGCGGCTGGTCGACGCCGACCGGGTCGGGGTGTCCTGCGACGAGACGACCACCGACGCGCACCTTCGGGCGGTGTGGGCGGCGTTCGGCGTCGACGGTGTCGACGGTGACGTGGAGGTGGCGCTGCCCGACGGGTTGGCCCGCACCGGCGACGTGCTCACCCACCCGGTGTTCCGCAGTCACCACTCGGAGACGGCGATGCTGCGGTACCTGCGGCGGCTGGCCGACTTCGACTACGCGCTGGACCGGGGCATGATCCCGTTGGGGTCGTGCACGATGAAGCTCAACGCCACCACCGAGATGGAGCCGGTCACCTGGCCGGAGTTCGCGCACCTGCATCCGTTCGCGCCGGACGCGCAGACCGCCGGCTACCGGGAGCTGATCGGCCAGTTGGAGGGTTGGCTGGCGGAGGTGACCGGCTACGACGCGGTCAGTGTGCAGCCCAACGCCGGGTCGCAGGGGGAGCTGGCCGGGCTGCTGGCGATCCGCGCCTACCACCGGGAGCGCGGTGCGGGGCACCGCGACGTGTGTCTGATCCCGTCGTCGGCGCACGGCACGAACGCCGCGTCGGCGGTGATGGCCGGCATGCGGGTGGTCGTGGTGGGCTGCGACGCCGACGGCAACGTCGACCTGGTCGACCTCGACGCGAAGATCGACAAGCATCGGGACGCCCTCGCGGCGATCATGGTGACGTACCCGTCGACGCACGGGGTGTACGAGACGGGCATCGCGCAGTTGTGCGCGAAGGTCCACGACGCCGGCGGTCAGGTGTACGTCGACGGGGCGAACCTCAACGCGCTGGTCGGGTTCGCCAAGCCGGGGAAGTTCGGGGCGGACGTGTCGCACCTGAACCTGCACAAGACGTTCTGCATTCCGCACGGCGGCGGCGGCCCGGGGGTGGGTCCGGTGGCGGTGCGCGCGCACCTGGCGCCGTTTCTGCCCGGCGATCCGGTCGGCGCGTCCGTCGACGGCCGGCCGGCGATCTCCGCGGCCCGGTACGGGTCGGCGGGGATCCTGCCGATCCCGTGGGCGTACCTGCGGATGATGGGCGCGGACGGCCTGGCGCGGGCCACCGGCGTGGCGGTGCTGGCCGCGAACTACGTGGCGGTGCGGCTGCGGGCGCACTTCCCGGTGCTGTACGCCGGCAACAAGGGCCTGGTGGCGCACGAGTGCATCCTGGATCTGCGGCCGTTGACGAAGGCGACCGGGGTGAGCGTCGACGACGTGGCGAAGCGGCTGATCGACTACGGGTTCCACGCGCCGACGATGTCGTTCCCGGTGGCCGGCACGTTGATGGTGGAGCCGACCGAGAGTGAGGACCTGGCCGAGCTGGACCGGTTCTGCGACGCGATGATCGCCATCCGCGCGGAGATCGACAAGGTGGGCTCGGGGGAGTGGCCGGCGGGCGACAACCCGCTGTCGAACGCGCCGCACACGGCGGCGATGGTGTCCGGCGACGAGTGGCCGCACGCGTATCCGCGGTCGGTGGGCGCCTACCCGGGGGCGGTGGAGCGGGCGGGGAAGTACTGGCCTCCGGTGCGGCGCGTCGACGGCGCGTACGGCGACCGGAACCTGGTCTGCTCGTGTCCGGCGCCGGAGGCGTTCGAGGATTGA
- a CDS encoding DUF5999 family protein — translation MCQHQPTCPSADATDREAARVLACFPEQGWSLLCNGVIIFEDTGELLPDGRTIAPHRGPARHALVA, via the coding sequence ATGTGTCAGCACCAACCCACCTGCCCCTCCGCCGACGCGACCGACCGCGAAGCCGCCCGCGTCCTCGCCTGCTTTCCTGAGCAGGGCTGGAGCCTGCTCTGCAACGGCGTCATCATCTTCGAGGACACCGGTGAGCTGCTCCCCGACGGGCGGACCATCGCCCCGCACCGGGGACCGGCCCGCCACGCCCTCGTCGCCTGA
- a CDS encoding chorismate-binding protein, with protein MRRNGPHGVEALPHVPVAVPGAPPGCRSRLVETARLQWRVGDGGDPADLAQRFLTAHGVGVDDLTRPGRHTPDGPCGAALFLSAAAGAYAVGAPTGAPTPVPALPDLVVVVYHHGDRPHRAPPPTRWRLGDWRDSWTPAAHAAAVEAVRAAIARGDVYQVNVVGHAAADYAGDPRPALLRLAALPGARYGGALTGPGWALGCASPETLVAIEHGRLVTRPIKGTRPATAAGRRDLLTSAKERAEHVMIVDLERNDLARVARTGSVRVDELFAVRRWCDLWQAESTVSAAPADGLGLADLLRALCPGGSVTGAPKHAALAQVAAREPVGRGAGMGALGWVGPDRLDLGLTIRTAAADAHRLHLWAGGGITWDSDPAAEVAEAAAKAAPVRALLAAG; from the coding sequence ATGAGGCGGAACGGTCCACACGGTGTGGAAGCGCTCCCACACGTGCCGGTCGCGGTGCCCGGCGCGCCCCCCGGCTGTCGGTCCCGACTGGTCGAGACCGCCCGGTTGCAGTGGCGCGTCGGCGACGGCGGCGACCCCGCCGACCTGGCGCAACGCTTCCTCACCGCGCACGGCGTCGGCGTCGACGACCTGACCCGGCCCGGCCGGCACACCCCCGACGGGCCGTGCGGGGCGGCGCTGTTCCTGTCCGCCGCCGCCGGCGCGTACGCCGTCGGCGCGCCGACCGGTGCGCCCACGCCCGTGCCGGCGCTGCCCGACCTGGTCGTGGTGGTCTACCACCACGGCGACCGCCCGCACCGGGCGCCGCCGCCGACCCGCTGGCGACTGGGGGACTGGCGGGACAGTTGGACCCCGGCCGCGCACGCCGCCGCCGTCGAGGCGGTCCGCGCCGCCATCGCCCGCGGCGACGTCTACCAGGTCAACGTCGTCGGGCACGCCGCCGCCGACTACGCCGGCGACCCCCGTCCGGCGCTGCTCCGCCTCGCCGCGCTGCCCGGCGCCCGCTACGGCGGCGCCCTCACCGGGCCCGGCTGGGCGTTGGGCTGCGCCTCCCCGGAGACGCTCGTCGCGATCGAACACGGCCGGCTGGTCACCCGCCCGATCAAGGGCACCCGCCCGGCCACCGCCGCCGGCCGCCGTGACCTGCTCACCTCCGCCAAGGAACGCGCCGAACACGTCATGATCGTCGACCTGGAACGCAACGACCTGGCCCGGGTGGCCCGCACCGGCTCCGTCCGCGTCGACGAGCTGTTCGCCGTACGCCGCTGGTGCGACCTGTGGCAGGCCGAGTCGACGGTGTCCGCGGCGCCCGCCGACGGCCTGGGCCTGGCCGACCTGCTGCGCGCGCTGTGCCCCGGCGGGTCGGTCACCGGCGCGCCCAAGCACGCCGCGCTCGCCCAGGTGGCGGCGCGGGAGCCGGTCGGCCGCGGCGCCGGCATGGGCGCGCTGGGCTGGGTCGGGCCGGACCGGCTCGACCTGGGACTGACCATCCGCACCGCCGCCGCCGACGCCCACCGGCTGCACCTGTGGGCCGGCGGCGGCATCACCTGGGACAGCGACCCCGCCGCCGAGGTCGCCGAGGCCGCCGCGAAGGCCGCCCCGGTACGCGCGCTGCTGGCCGCCGGCTGA
- the pip gene encoding prolyl aminopeptidase, whose protein sequence is MYPPIEPYASGHLDVGDGQRVYWETCGNPDGRPALVVHGGPGSGAGASWRQLFDPAAYRVVLFDQRGCGRSTPPAADPATDLSVNTTAHLVADMEALRAHLGVDRWLLCGASWGSALSLAYAQAHPRRVTALVLFSVVANTRREIEWVTRDMGRVFPQEWARFRDGVPEADRDGDLAAAYARLVNDPDPAVRERAARDWCDWEDVHVSLAGGYAPSLRYADPVFRYGFTRLVTHHFANLGFLTDGQLLRDAGRLTGIPGVLVQGRLDVSGPPDIAWRLTQDWPDARLEIVESGGHGQGHGIGERVVAALDAFAAA, encoded by the coding sequence ATGTATCCCCCGATCGAGCCGTACGCGTCGGGTCACCTGGACGTCGGCGACGGCCAACGCGTGTACTGGGAAACCTGTGGCAATCCGGACGGGCGGCCGGCGCTGGTCGTGCACGGCGGTCCCGGCTCGGGCGCCGGCGCGTCGTGGCGGCAGCTGTTCGACCCGGCCGCCTACCGGGTCGTGCTGTTCGACCAGCGTGGCTGCGGGCGCAGCACCCCGCCGGCCGCCGACCCGGCGACCGACCTGTCGGTGAACACCACCGCCCACCTGGTGGCCGACATGGAGGCGCTGCGCGCGCACCTGGGCGTGGACCGGTGGCTGCTGTGCGGCGCGTCGTGGGGTTCGGCGTTGTCCCTGGCGTACGCGCAGGCGCACCCGCGGCGGGTCACCGCGTTGGTGCTGTTCAGCGTGGTGGCCAACACCCGCCGCGAGATCGAGTGGGTGACCCGGGACATGGGCCGGGTGTTCCCGCAGGAGTGGGCGCGCTTCCGCGACGGGGTGCCCGAGGCCGACCGGGACGGCGACCTGGCCGCCGCGTACGCCCGGCTGGTCAACGATCCCGACCCGGCGGTGCGGGAGCGGGCGGCGCGCGACTGGTGTGACTGGGAGGACGTGCACGTCTCGCTCGCCGGCGGGTACGCGCCCAGCCTGCGCTACGCCGACCCGGTGTTCCGGTACGGGTTCACCCGGCTGGTCACCCACCACTTCGCGAACCTGGGTTTCCTGACCGACGGGCAGTTGCTGCGCGACGCCGGCCGGCTCACCGGCATCCCCGGGGTCCTCGTGCAGGGCCGGCTGGACGTCAGCGGTCCGCCCGACATCGCGTGGCGGTTGACCCAGGACTGGCCGGACGCCCGGCTGGAGATCGTCGAGTCCGGCGGGCACGGCCAGGGCCACGGCATCGGCGAGCGGGTCGTGGCCGCCCTGGACGCGTTCGCCGCCGCCTGA
- a CDS encoding MarR family winged helix-turn-helix transcriptional regulator — MTAPHRDALGTLLRHVLELLDGDVAAVHDRLGLTDYRPRYSPVVRVLVTDGPLPIRDLAERVGVTHSAASQTVAGMRRAGLVTLTPGTDARHRIVTLTDRARALLPAVEAEWAATTAAMRHLDTELPVPLADELYAVLTALRHRPLRDRIADTGLLPPAGGHPGPVSNG; from the coding sequence GTGACCGCCCCCCACCGCGACGCCCTCGGCACCCTGCTGCGCCACGTCCTGGAACTGCTCGACGGCGACGTCGCCGCCGTCCACGACCGACTCGGCCTCACCGACTACCGGCCCCGCTACTCACCCGTGGTCCGCGTCCTCGTCACCGACGGACCCCTGCCCATCCGCGACCTCGCCGAGCGCGTCGGCGTCACCCACTCCGCCGCCAGCCAGACCGTCGCCGGCATGCGCCGCGCCGGCCTGGTCACCCTCACCCCCGGCACCGACGCCCGCCACCGCATCGTCACCCTCACCGACCGCGCCCGCGCGCTGCTGCCCGCCGTCGAAGCCGAATGGGCCGCCACCACCGCCGCCATGCGCCACCTCGACACCGAACTGCCCGTCCCGCTCGCCGACGAGCTGTACGCCGTGCTCACCGCGCTGCGCCACCGCCCGCTGCGCGACCGCATCGCCGACACCGGGCTGCTCCCACCGGCGGGTGGGCACCCCGGGCCGGTAAGCAACGGATAG
- the def gene encoding peptide deformylase, which produces MTMRPIRIIGDPVLRTPSEPVTTFDAELRALVADLMDTLLGAPGRAGVAAPQIGVNAQVFVYGADGHLGHLVNPTLELSEELQDDDEGCLSIPGLYFPTPRALHATAHGHDQHGEPLTITGSGFLARALQHETDHLHGRLYVDTLRGDTRRRALREIRAGRFDSPSRAR; this is translated from the coding sequence ATGACTATGCGCCCGATCCGGATCATCGGCGACCCCGTCCTGCGCACCCCCAGCGAACCGGTCACCACCTTCGACGCCGAACTCCGCGCCCTCGTCGCGGACCTGATGGACACCCTGCTCGGCGCGCCCGGCCGCGCCGGCGTCGCCGCCCCCCAGATCGGCGTCAACGCCCAGGTCTTCGTCTACGGCGCCGACGGCCACCTCGGCCACCTCGTCAACCCCACCTTGGAACTGTCCGAGGAACTCCAGGACGACGACGAGGGCTGCCTGTCCATCCCCGGCCTCTACTTCCCGACCCCCCGCGCGTTGCACGCCACCGCCCACGGCCACGACCAGCACGGCGAACCCCTCACCATCACCGGCAGCGGCTTCCTCGCCCGCGCCCTGCAACACGAGACCGACCACCTGCACGGCCGCCTCTACGTCGACACGCTGCGCGGCGACACCCGCCGCCGGGCGCTACGGGAGATCCGCGCCGGCCGGTTCGACTCACCCAGCCGGGCCCGCTGA